A region of Asterias amurensis chromosome 20, ASM3211899v1 DNA encodes the following proteins:
- the LOC139952542 gene encoding something about silencing protein 10-like produces the protein MGRRRKVVKQPRKADGSDYDSDDERAYKKLPAPDPDAPDYFMDEVDEFNENKDKILLEGDNKEDEDSDSEDQEDLFSLDYSDSDDGTIEKHLRTFKMQQHLEEIASDVEDEGQESKSGIPDAKAWGKKKKEFYHTDYVDDDLPGVSGSEEEEAQDEEEREALAIQQRMSQMMQETDFDLQLFQESKTLEKKTLEFEDKTEERVIKDLSKLSKRDKLAILKKESPEFEELVEDFKAKVRTLIKLFPLRDMVEDGRIPQGLGADYIYTRCKLYINYCINISFYISLKAKHVPVHNHPVIGVILEHKKLMKQLEPLDQQLEAEIEELLAITQQDPCIENANQSPGSPMQTSDEDSSEDDNEETENVKSNIKTKDVKRNSKKMSSRKSVPATEAVEMDSSRKEQSLKTQDRRLTTDEQKALEYYDKMAKEIEERKLERRRQQKELDGKVQFDEVQQEEEMEDGKRAITYQISKNKGLTPHRKKEQRNPRVKNKMKFKKAKVRRKGQVREVRKELVRYGGEASGVRAGVIKSIKIK, from the exons AAAGGTGGTGAAACAACCACGGAAGGCAGATGGTTCAGACTATGATAGTGACGATGAACGGGCCTATAAGAAGCTCCCTGCACCAGACCCTGATGCACCAGACTACTTTATGGATGAAGTGGATGAGTTCAATGAGAATAAAGATAAAATCTTATTGGAAGGGGACAATAAAGAAGATGAGGATAGTGATTCGGAAGATCAG GAGGATCTATTTTCCCTGGACTACTCTGACTCTGATGATGGTACTATTGAGAAGCATCTTCGTACCTTCAAGATGCAGCAACACCTTGAAGAGATTGCCAGCGACGTTGAGGATGAGGGACAGGAATCCAAGTCAGGCATCCCAGATGCAAAAGCATgggggaagaagaaaaaagaattcTACCATACAGATTATGTTGATGACGATCTACCAG GAGTAAGTGGATCAGAGGAAGAGGAAGCTCAGGATGAAGAAGAGAGAGAAGCTTTAGCCATACAGCAAAGGATGTCTCAGATGATGCAGGAAACGGACTTTGATCTGCAACTGTTTCAA GAATCAAAAACACTTGAAAAGAAAaccttggagtttgaagacaaAACTGAAGAACGAGTCATTAAGGATCTGAGTAAATTGTCTAAGAGAGATAAACTGGCG ATTTTGAAGAAAGAATCTCCTGAATTTGAGGAACTTGTGGAAGATTTCAAGGCCAAG GTGAGGACGCTGATTAAATTGTTTCCACTTCGTGACATGGTAGAGGATGGACGCATTCCTCAAGGACTGGGTGCCGACTACATTTATACAAGGTGCAAGCTGTACATTAA CTACTGTATTAACATCAGTTTCTACATATCGCTGAAAGCCAAGCATGTTCCTGTACATAATCATCCAGTAATTGGTGTCATTCTTGAACATAAAAAG CTAATGAAACAATTGGAACCACTGGACCAGCAGTTGGAAGCAGAGATTGAAGAGCTTCTAGCTATAACACAACAAGATCCATGCATCG AGAATGCCAATCAATCTCCAGGATCACCAATGCAAACAAGTGATGAAGATAGCAGTGAAGACGACAATGAAGAAACAGAAAATGTTAAATCAAACATCAAAACCAAAGATGTAAAGAGAAACTCTAAGAAAATGTCTTCAAGAAAGAGTGTACCTGCCACTGAGGCAGTGGAGATGGATTCAAGTAGGAAAGAGCAATCATTGAAGACACAGGATAGAAGACTAACGACTGATGAACAGAAAGCACTAGAGTATTATGACAAGATGGCAAAGGAAATTGAAGAACGGAAACTTGAAAGAAGGAGGCAACAGAA GGAGTTGGACGGTAAAGTTCAATTTGATGAAGTGCAGCAAGAGGAGGAAATGGAAGATGGCAAACGAGCCATCACTTATCAA atTTCCAAGAACAAAGGACTGACACCACATAGGAAGAAGGAACAGCGCAATCCCAGAGTCAAGAACAAAATGAAGTTCAAGAAAGCTAAAGTCAGACGCAAGGGACAG GTTCGAGAGGTGCGTAAGGAGTTAGTACGCTATGGTGGTGAGGCGTCTGGGGTCAGAGCTGGAGTCATTAAAAGTATCAAGATTAAGTAA